The Abditibacteriaceae bacterium genome includes a region encoding these proteins:
- a CDS encoding zinc-binding dehydrogenase: MTLTMKGAILPGNSTVEFRDVEIPEPGFGQVLLHMKASSICGSDLRAIYRAHTGKGAEGYQPGTIAGHEPCGQIAKIGEGVKRFKEGDRVVVYHIGGCGLCHDCRAGWMISCHSPERAAYGWQRDGGHAEWMIADESTLVALPDELTFVDGAMVACGFGTAYAGCRRADIAGRDTVLITGLGPVGLGAAMLARALGARVVGVEGVPQRRELAQKLGFAEVVAPGENALEELMALTNGRGYEVALDCSGVGAARHLCLEAAREWGRVVFIGEGGEVTFEPSPLLIHKQLTLHGSWVCSIGQMEDLVELLVRWNLHPEEIVTHRFSLDQTGEAYKTFDSGVTGKVVIVWE, translated from the coding sequence ATGACGCTAACCATGAAAGGCGCAATTCTGCCGGGCAACAGCACCGTTGAATTCCGCGATGTTGAAATTCCTGAACCGGGCTTTGGACAAGTGCTTCTGCACATGAAAGCCAGCTCGATTTGTGGCAGCGATTTGCGCGCGATTTACCGCGCGCATACGGGCAAAGGTGCCGAAGGCTACCAGCCGGGCACAATTGCCGGACACGAGCCCTGCGGTCAGATTGCCAAGATCGGCGAGGGCGTGAAACGCTTCAAGGAAGGCGACCGTGTCGTCGTTTATCATATCGGCGGCTGCGGGCTTTGCCACGATTGCCGAGCCGGTTGGATGATTTCGTGTCATTCGCCTGAGCGCGCCGCGTATGGCTGGCAGCGCGACGGTGGGCACGCCGAATGGATGATCGCCGATGAATCGACGCTTGTTGCGCTGCCTGATGAACTCACGTTCGTCGATGGTGCCATGGTCGCGTGTGGTTTCGGAACGGCTTACGCCGGTTGCCGCCGCGCCGATATCGCGGGCCGCGACACGGTGCTTATTACCGGACTTGGCCCTGTCGGCCTAGGTGCGGCGATGCTTGCGCGTGCGCTGGGAGCGCGCGTTGTTGGCGTCGAAGGCGTGCCACAACGCCGAGAGTTGGCGCAGAAGTTAGGCTTTGCCGAAGTCGTCGCACCGGGTGAAAATGCGCTCGAAGAGCTGATGGCATTAACAAATGGACGCGGTTACGAAGTCGCGCTCGATTGTTCGGGCGTCGGCGCGGCGCGGCATTTGTGCCTCGAAGCGGCGCGCGAATGGGGACGTGTGGTGTTTATCGGCGAAGGCGGCGAAGTCACGTTTGAGCCGAGTCCGCTGCTCATTCATAAGCAACTCACATTGCATGGCTCATGGGTTTGCAGCATCGGACAAATGGAAGATTTGGTCGAACTTCTCGTGCGATGGAACCTGCATCCCGAAGAAATTGTGACGCATCGTTTCTCGCTCGACCAAACCGGCGAAGCCTATAAAACCTTCGATTCCGGCGTGACTGGGAAAGTTGTCATTGTTTGGGAGTAA
- a CDS encoding Gfo/Idh/MocA family oxidoreductase has translation MVRLALVGGTGVFHALAFGGLVNGTAPGKSVPDGWPDYPQSVENARITVVWDEDRAAAEKLAEVFGIEHVADTLEAVVPHCDGVIVTVDATAQHYRHAPFFLERGIPTFIDKPLAPDAKTAQSLVELAAKHGTPLMSGSALRYAAESEALRANPDLLGRIELATAFGPNDLFNYGLHPLELAHSIMGGGIATVRNVGTQDQDIVKVTYHDGRTLILIISRVLKFAFEITFYGTDGRQSVVVSDDTAYYSNQLRQIATMIRDRKTPYPIEDAVEVIRILEAGVLSLQQGGKEIAL, from the coding sequence ATGGTTCGACTGGCACTCGTCGGCGGTACCGGAGTTTTTCATGCTCTGGCTTTTGGGGGACTTGTGAATGGCACTGCGCCGGGAAAAAGCGTGCCGGACGGCTGGCCCGATTATCCGCAGAGCGTTGAAAATGCCCGCATAACAGTGGTCTGGGACGAAGACCGCGCCGCCGCTGAAAAGCTGGCTGAAGTTTTCGGAATCGAGCATGTCGCCGATACGCTGGAAGCAGTTGTTCCTCACTGCGACGGTGTCATTGTCACTGTGGATGCGACGGCGCAGCATTATCGGCACGCGCCATTTTTCCTGGAGCGCGGCATTCCCACCTTTATCGACAAGCCCCTTGCGCCAGACGCGAAAACGGCGCAGTCGCTCGTCGAACTTGCTGCCAAACACGGCACTCCGTTGATGTCCGGTTCGGCACTTCGCTATGCGGCAGAATCGGAGGCGTTGCGCGCCAATCCCGACCTGCTCGGTCGCATCGAGCTGGCTACAGCTTTCGGTCCTAACGATTTATTCAACTATGGCTTGCATCCGCTGGAACTAGCCCATTCCATTATGGGTGGGGGCATCGCCACTGTGCGCAACGTCGGGACTCAAGATCAGGACATCGTCAAAGTGACTTACCATGATGGCCGCACTTTGATACTCATTATCTCGCGCGTTCTGAAGTTCGCCTTTGAGATCACCTTTTACGGCACAGATGGACGACAGTCGGTGGTGGTGTCGGATGACACGGCGTATTACTCAAATCAGCTACGCCAGATCGCAACCATGATCCGCGACCGCAAAACTCCATATCCCATTGAGGATGCTGTGGAAGTCATTCGTATTTTAGAAGCAGGTGTGCTGTCGTTGCAGCAGGGAGGTAAGGAGATCGCCCTATAA
- a CDS encoding YqhA family protein, with protein sequence MKRVLGASRYLVLFAVVNSLILAATLLVCSVIRTGALVIRAATGTKSLKSLTLDSVVLVDAFLIGTVFVLIALGLYSLFVDDTLPLPKWLEVHTLDDLKYKLINVIVLVLAVTFLSVAVGWKGQKEVLHIGGAIALVIFALTSFLGSKPKERSGSLVEEIENSKPQNTLEVQSAPTVAGDEG encoded by the coding sequence ATGAAACGTGTTCTTGGCGCGTCGCGCTACCTTGTCCTCTTTGCTGTTGTCAACTCTCTCATCTTGGCGGCGACGCTTCTGGTGTGCAGTGTAATTCGAACCGGCGCCTTGGTCATACGCGCGGCAACCGGAACGAAAAGCCTCAAAAGCCTCACGCTCGACAGCGTTGTTCTTGTCGATGCCTTCTTGATCGGGACTGTTTTTGTCTTAATCGCGTTGGGGCTTTATTCGCTTTTCGTGGACGACACTTTGCCGCTTCCGAAGTGGCTCGAGGTTCATACGCTCGACGATTTGAAGTACAAGCTCATCAATGTGATTGTCCTGGTTTTGGCAGTGACATTTCTGAGTGTTGCCGTTGGATGGAAGGGTCAGAAAGAAGTGCTGCATATTGGCGGTGCCATCGCTCTGGTGATCTTCGCACTCACCTCGTTTCTGGGAAGCAAGCCTAAAGAACGGAGCGGCTCGCTCGTCGAAGAGATAGAAAACTCTAAACCTCAGAATACACTGGAAGTGCAGTCGGCTCCAACCGTAGCTGGTGACGAAGGCTAG
- a CDS encoding DUF1559 domain-containing protein translates to MKTSNEPRVPLNASTPSAALFVRTNKGFTLIELLVVIAIIAILASILFPVFARARENARRSSCQSNLKQIGLAALQYNQDNDERVVPSYMIIPGFRTVGGYNGGEGIWADFLHSYIKSTQVFNCPSAVSSTAGTRYPGVQNQMMRALHYGYNSRASYYVNGNGALGNTLVGIPTASACTSNCGVDLVSQTGAWPNTVYLGANMSAIENPAGTLWILDTNNFDTFSTTSYVAAPGDGVTGPSLHTSDRHLETVNSLFLDGHVKAMRKEVIVGTTKEQWKYWTTSSD, encoded by the coding sequence ATGAAGACTTCCAATGAACCGCGCGTTCCGTTGAACGCATCTACTCCTTCCGCCGCGTTATTTGTGCGCACTAATAAAGGTTTCACCCTTATCGAACTTCTTGTCGTAATCGCCATTATTGCAATCCTGGCTTCAATTCTATTTCCGGTTTTTGCTCGGGCTCGCGAAAACGCGCGCCGCTCAAGCTGCCAGAGCAATCTGAAGCAGATTGGTCTGGCGGCCCTGCAATACAATCAGGATAATGACGAGCGAGTTGTGCCTTCCTACATGATCATTCCTGGTTTCAGAACGGTTGGCGGATACAATGGTGGTGAAGGAATCTGGGCTGACTTTCTCCATTCTTACATCAAAAGCACTCAGGTTTTTAACTGCCCCAGTGCAGTATCAAGTACTGCAGGAACGAGATATCCGGGCGTGCAGAACCAGATGATGAGAGCCCTACACTACGGATACAACTCCCGAGCGTCCTATTATGTCAACGGCAATGGCGCGCTCGGTAACACTTTAGTGGGAATCCCTACTGCATCCGCGTGCACCTCAAACTGTGGCGTAGATCTTGTCTCGCAAACCGGTGCTTGGCCTAACACGGTTTATCTAGGGGCTAATATGTCGGCTATTGAGAATCCGGCTGGAACCTTGTGGATCCTTGACACAAATAATTTCGACACTTTTAGCACTACTAGCTACGTAGCTGCTCCTGGCGACGGAGTTACCGGTCCTTCTTTGCATACGTCGGATCGCCATTTGGAAACAGTCAACAGCCTGTTCCTCGATGGTCACGTCAAAGCGATGAGGAAGGAAGTAATAGTTGGCACAACCAAGGAACAGTGGAAGTACTGGACAACTAGTTCCGACTAA
- a CDS encoding ATP-dependent Clp protease ATP-binding subunit, translating to MWQKFTERARRVILLGQEEAGKMQSEHVGTEHLLLGLVSESEGVAAKVLQKMGVSLQKVRQEIAAEAEPGESSGGGEPKLTPKAKKVLELAADEARKMHHNYIGTEHLLLALLREKEGLAAKVLRKLGLNLEKVRTQVMEYLGPESSAEKAGASVGGSGAAAGSSSKTGRSQTPALDQFGRDINQLAIENKLDPVIGRQPQIDRTIQILCRRTKNNPVLVGEPGVGKTAIVEGLAQRIVSRDVPEPLLDKRLVALDLASVVAGTKYRGEFEERMKRIMAEIRASNGKIIVFIDELHTIIGAGAAEGAIDASNMLKPALARGEMRCIGATTLDEYRKYIEKSGALERRFQMVLVPEPTAEDAVEIMKGLRPRYEEFHHVKITDEALKEAVDLSQRYITARQLPDKAIDLIDEAGSRVKLQIALPPKEVRELQKQLDELNEEKESAVENDEYEKAATLRDQAQELENKLEEVTAAWQSERSEDETQPIVTDDDIAHIVSEWTGVPVRRLTEEETNKLLRMEEELHARLVGQEEAVKVVAKAVRRGRAGLKDPKRPTGVFMFVGPTGVGKTELARSLADFLFDDEQALIRIDMSEYSEHFNVSRMLGSPPGYVGYDEGGQLTEAVRRRPYSVVLFDEIEKAHPEIFNTLLQVFDDGRLTDSQGRTVDFKNTVIIMTSNIGIGDAVKSLGFRKGGADGDDEAADKEMKSKVMEAFNRQFRPEFRNRLDEVIVFKHLTQEQIEHIVGLMMKRVTEELGRREMSIELLPAARELLAKEGYDRQYGARPLRRAIQRLIEDPLAERILMGDFKAGDTIYVDAQNGETVFTDVLPEPIAVVADGEITPEPTPEVSDRLDKLMGE from the coding sequence ATGTGGCAAAAATTCACCGAACGCGCACGTCGCGTCATTCTGCTGGGGCAGGAAGAAGCCGGCAAAATGCAGTCGGAACACGTTGGAACAGAACACTTGCTTTTGGGCCTGGTAAGCGAAAGCGAAGGCGTCGCTGCGAAGGTTTTGCAAAAGATGGGCGTGAGCCTGCAAAAAGTGCGTCAGGAAATCGCCGCCGAAGCAGAGCCAGGCGAAAGCAGCGGCGGTGGCGAACCGAAACTCACGCCGAAAGCGAAGAAAGTCTTGGAGCTTGCCGCCGACGAAGCGCGCAAGATGCACCATAACTATATTGGAACGGAGCATTTGCTCCTCGCGCTGTTGCGGGAAAAAGAAGGTCTGGCTGCGAAAGTTTTGCGAAAGCTTGGCCTCAATCTGGAAAAAGTGCGCACTCAAGTGATGGAATATCTTGGGCCGGAAAGCAGCGCCGAGAAAGCCGGAGCCAGTGTTGGCGGAAGTGGTGCCGCTGCAGGAAGCAGCAGCAAAACGGGTCGTTCGCAGACGCCTGCGCTTGATCAGTTTGGCCGCGACATCAACCAGCTCGCGATTGAGAACAAGCTCGATCCAGTTATTGGACGTCAGCCTCAAATCGACCGTACCATCCAGATTCTCTGCCGCCGCACCAAGAACAATCCTGTTCTCGTGGGCGAGCCGGGCGTTGGCAAAACGGCGATTGTCGAAGGTTTGGCGCAGCGTATTGTTTCGCGCGACGTGCCGGAACCGCTGCTCGACAAGCGCCTCGTGGCGCTCGATTTGGCGTCGGTTGTTGCTGGAACCAAATATCGCGGCGAATTCGAAGAGCGCATGAAGCGCATCATGGCCGAAATCCGCGCGTCCAACGGTAAGATCATCGTCTTCATCGACGAGCTTCACACCATCATCGGTGCGGGCGCGGCAGAAGGCGCAATAGACGCCAGCAACATGCTGAAGCCGGCGTTGGCGCGTGGCGAAATGCGCTGCATCGGCGCAACGACGCTCGATGAATACCGCAAGTACATCGAAAAGAGCGGCGCTCTCGAACGTCGTTTTCAGATGGTGCTTGTGCCTGAACCGACAGCGGAAGACGCAGTCGAAATTATGAAGGGCTTGCGTCCGCGTTACGAAGAGTTCCATCACGTCAAGATTACTGACGAAGCGTTGAAGGAAGCTGTCGATTTGTCGCAGCGTTACATCACCGCACGCCAGTTGCCCGACAAGGCGATTGACCTGATTGACGAAGCCGGTTCGCGGGTGAAGTTGCAAATTGCGTTGCCTCCGAAAGAAGTGCGCGAGTTGCAAAAGCAGCTCGATGAATTGAACGAAGAAAAAGAAAGCGCGGTCGAAAACGACGAGTACGAAAAAGCCGCCACCCTTCGTGACCAGGCCCAAGAGCTGGAAAATAAGTTGGAAGAAGTGACAGCCGCGTGGCAAAGCGAACGCAGCGAAGACGAAACGCAGCCCATTGTGACTGATGATGACATCGCGCACATCGTTTCCGAATGGACGGGAGTTCCGGTTCGCCGCCTGACGGAAGAAGAAACCAACAAGCTGTTGCGCATGGAAGAAGAACTTCATGCGCGCTTGGTTGGTCAGGAAGAAGCTGTCAAGGTTGTTGCGAAAGCGGTGCGTCGTGGCCGCGCCGGGTTGAAAGATCCGAAGCGTCCGACTGGCGTATTCATGTTCGTTGGCCCGACTGGTGTCGGCAAAACCGAGTTGGCGCGCAGCCTCGCCGACTTCTTGTTTGACGATGAGCAGGCTCTTATTCGCATCGACATGAGCGAGTATTCGGAACACTTCAACGTGTCGCGAATGCTCGGTTCGCCTCCCGGCTATGTCGGCTACGATGAAGGCGGACAATTAACCGAAGCCGTGCGACGTCGCCCGTATTCGGTTGTATTGTTCGACGAAATCGAAAAGGCACATCCCGAAATCTTCAACACTTTGTTGCAGGTCTTCGACGATGGACGTCTGACGGACTCGCAGGGACGTACAGTCGATTTCAAGAACACCGTCATCATCATGACATCGAACATTGGTATCGGTGATGCAGTGAAGTCCTTGGGCTTCCGCAAAGGCGGCGCTGATGGTGACGATGAAGCGGCAGATAAGGAAATGAAGTCGAAGGTGATGGAAGCCTTCAATCGTCAGTTCCGTCCCGAGTTCCGTAACCGTCTCGACGAAGTGATTGTGTTCAAGCATTTGACGCAGGAACAAATCGAGCACATCGTTGGCCTCATGATGAAGCGCGTGACCGAAGAGCTTGGTCGCCGCGAAATGAGCATCGAACTGTTGCCTGCCGCACGCGAGTTGCTGGCGAAAGAAGGATACGACCGTCAATACGGAGCGCGTCCTTTGCGCCGCGCGATTCAACGTTTAATTGAAGACCCGCTCGCCGAACGTATTTTGATGGGCGACTTCAAAGCTGGTGACACGATTTACGTCGATGCACAGAACGGCGAAACCGTGTTCACCGATGTGCTTCCGGAACCCATTGCGGTTGTGGCCGATGGTGAAATAACGCCTGAGCCAACACCGGAGGTCTCTGACAGACTTGACAAGCTCATGGGCGAATAG
- the sdaAB gene encoding L-serine ammonia-lyase, iron-sulfur-dependent subunit beta: MFSAFEIIGPVMVGPSSSHTAGACRIGLMARRLLGEAPREVVIGLHGSFAATGEGHATDRALVAGILGLAPDDEQLRISFDLARAAKVRIEIDEVDLGENAHPNSVCIEAKGSETSICVIASSTGGGAIRVTQINQFGVELSGQLESIVAWHGDTPGFLGRIAAVCACVELNIATARTSRHERGEEALTVIEVDGKFDDDLLSILRRSKGTTRLVHLPILPGF; the protein is encoded by the coding sequence ATGTTTTCTGCCTTTGAAATCATCGGTCCTGTTATGGTCGGGCCTTCGAGTTCGCACACAGCGGGCGCATGTCGCATCGGTTTGATGGCGCGTCGTTTACTCGGTGAAGCACCACGCGAAGTCGTTATCGGTCTCCACGGCAGCTTCGCGGCGACCGGCGAAGGCCACGCCACCGACCGCGCACTGGTGGCAGGAATTCTTGGTCTTGCACCGGACGATGAGCAACTGAGAATTTCTTTCGATCTGGCGCGCGCGGCAAAAGTGCGCATCGAAATCGACGAAGTCGATCTCGGCGAAAATGCGCATCCAAACTCGGTTTGCATTGAGGCCAAAGGTTCGGAGACTTCGATTTGCGTTATTGCCTCATCCACCGGTGGCGGCGCGATTCGCGTCACGCAGATCAACCAGTTTGGTGTCGAGCTGAGCGGGCAACTGGAAAGCATTGTCGCGTGGCATGGCGATACGCCAGGCTTTTTGGGACGCATCGCAGCCGTTTGCGCTTGCGTCGAACTCAATATTGCAACGGCGCGAACATCGCGTCACGAGCGCGGCGAGGAAGCGCTCACTGTCATCGAAGTCGATGGCAAGTTCGACGACGATCTTCTTTCCATTTTGCGTCGTTCCAAAGGCACAACGCGGCTGGTGCATTTGCCGATTTTACCGGGCTTCTAA
- a CDS encoding NAD-dependent epimerase/dehydratase family protein, with amino-acid sequence MKTLSQIEAFPQNEIAVEELLSRPTSGVLASLEKLTGDIVILGVAGKMGVTLSMMARRALDELGRKDKVIGVARFSDPTAATRLNGAGIETVKCDLLDREQIRALPDAPNVLFLAGQKFGTSSGPELTWAMNTLVPANACEKYASSRIVAFSTGCVYPLVPITSGGARENHDLAPPGDYANSCVGRERIFTHYSKKNGTPVSIYRLNYAIDFRYGVLLDIAQKVWNSEAVDVTMGHANVIWQGDANAQAIQCLEHAANPPQVFNVTGPEVVSLRALANRFGTLFDKEVTVVGQEAETAWLSHSGKANSTFGYPSVALDTMTEWVAQWVQNEGKTLGKPTHFEEREGKF; translated from the coding sequence ATGAAAACACTTTCTCAGATCGAAGCCTTTCCTCAAAATGAAATTGCAGTTGAAGAATTACTGTCCCGCCCGACCTCTGGCGTTCTCGCCTCGCTGGAAAAGCTGACGGGCGATATTGTGATTCTTGGTGTGGCTGGAAAGATGGGTGTAACACTGTCCATGATGGCGCGCCGCGCGCTCGATGAGCTTGGCCGCAAGGATAAAGTGATTGGCGTCGCGCGTTTTTCCGACCCCACCGCCGCAACGAGACTTAACGGCGCCGGTATCGAAACCGTCAAATGCGACCTCCTCGATCGCGAGCAGATCCGCGCTTTACCGGACGCGCCCAATGTCCTTTTTCTCGCCGGACAAAAATTTGGCACGTCGAGCGGCCCTGAGTTGACGTGGGCGATGAACACTCTCGTTCCGGCCAACGCTTGCGAGAAATACGCATCGTCGCGAATTGTGGCGTTTTCGACGGGCTGTGTTTATCCGCTTGTGCCGATTACCAGTGGCGGCGCGAGAGAAAACCACGACCTCGCGCCGCCGGGCGATTACGCCAATTCCTGCGTAGGCCGCGAGCGCATTTTCACCCACTATTCCAAAAAGAATGGTACGCCAGTTTCGATTTATCGCCTGAACTATGCCATCGATTTCCGCTATGGGGTTCTTCTCGATATTGCGCAGAAGGTATGGAACAGCGAAGCGGTTGATGTGACGATGGGACACGCTAATGTCATCTGGCAGGGCGACGCGAACGCCCAGGCGATTCAATGCCTTGAACACGCAGCAAATCCGCCGCAAGTTTTCAACGTCACCGGGCCGGAAGTGGTGTCGCTGCGCGCTCTTGCCAATCGCTTTGGCACCTTGTTCGACAAGGAAGTAACCGTTGTCGGGCAAGAAGCGGAGACCGCTTGGCTTTCCCATTCGGGCAAAGCGAATAGCACTTTTGGATACCCCTCCGTTGCACTCGATACGATGACCGAATGGGTTGCGCAATGGGTGCAGAACGAAGGTAAGACGCTCGGCAAACCGACACACTTCGAAGAACGCGAAGGCAAGTTCTAA
- a CDS encoding dihydrodipicolinate synthase family protein gives MDIRNHFLQGQVIPAQPLALDSNRKFDEKNQRALTRYYVAAGSGGLAVGVHSTQFEIREPQHGLFRPVLELAAQTIDEELQKNPRDFVKVAGICGGTHQAVQEAALARELGYHAGLLSLAAMKNASDAELVAHCRDVSQTIPIIGFYLQPSVGGRALAYSFWRQFAEIENVVAIKMAPFNRYQTIDVVRAVIEAGRNDIALYTGNDDNIVVDLLTTWQFERNDEKVQRQIVGGLLGHWAVWTKKAVELLDEVKVARAADAITPQLLTRAVEVTDTNAAFFDPAHRFAGCIPGLHEVLRRQGLMQNTLCLNPHEVLSPGQSEEIDRMYRAYPHLNDDDFVRENLDAWLA, from the coding sequence ATGGATATTCGAAACCATTTTTTACAGGGCCAGGTTATTCCGGCGCAACCGTTAGCGCTCGATAGCAATCGGAAGTTTGATGAAAAGAATCAGCGCGCCCTCACACGATATTATGTGGCGGCGGGTAGCGGCGGGTTGGCGGTTGGAGTGCATTCGACGCAGTTTGAAATTCGCGAGCCGCAACATGGCTTGTTCCGACCGGTTTTGGAACTTGCGGCCCAAACCATCGACGAGGAACTGCAGAAGAATCCGCGCGATTTCGTTAAAGTCGCCGGTATCTGTGGCGGTACGCATCAGGCAGTGCAGGAAGCAGCGCTCGCACGCGAACTCGGTTACCACGCCGGCCTGCTTTCTCTGGCCGCGATGAAAAACGCCAGCGATGCCGAACTTGTTGCTCACTGCCGTGACGTTTCGCAGACCATTCCCATTATTGGCTTTTATCTCCAGCCAAGCGTCGGTGGTCGCGCGCTTGCCTACTCGTTCTGGCGACAGTTTGCGGAAATCGAAAACGTCGTCGCCATCAAAATGGCACCGTTCAATCGCTATCAGACAATTGATGTGGTGCGCGCAGTGATTGAAGCCGGACGTAACGACATCGCACTTTACACCGGCAACGACGACAACATCGTCGTCGATCTGCTGACCACATGGCAATTTGAGCGTAACGACGAAAAAGTACAACGCCAAATCGTCGGCGGATTACTCGGACACTGGGCCGTCTGGACAAAAAAAGCCGTTGAACTTCTCGATGAAGTCAAGGTCGCGCGTGCCGCTGACGCGATAACTCCACAATTGCTGACACGCGCTGTGGAAGTTACCGACACCAACGCGGCGTTCTTTGATCCGGCTCATAGATTTGCCGGTTGTATTCCCGGCCTTCACGAAGTTCTGCGCCGTCAGGGCTTGATGCAAAACACGCTTTGCCTCAATCCGCACGAAGTTCTTTCGCCCGGTCAAAGCGAAGAAATCGACCGCATGTATCGCGCCTATCCGCATCTCAACGATGACGATTTCGTGCGCGAGAACCTCGATGCCTGGCTCGCCTAA
- the sdaAA gene encoding L-serine ammonia-lyase, iron-sulfur-dependent, subunit alpha, which yields MNYSYRTAGELLAICGREQLSIAEVCLRSEEENGADSRSDLVARMTNYFRHMKSSVENGLQIAERSTSGLSGGDAKKVRHHAQGEKVSPLGRAFEMSLAYGLAVLETNAAFGQIVATPTAGSAGIAPACLLTWQEQRGATDEETALGLFTAAGVGKIIGHGACFSGAQGGCQAEIGSACAMAAAALCELDGGSPTQVLHAATTALKNTLGLVCDPIGGYVEAPCTKRNGLFTLHAFGASTLALSGVESVVPFDEVVEAMREIGREMPRRYKETSEGGLATTPTGLSFSPVSAKNRLRIIP from the coding sequence ATGAATTATTCCTACCGCACCGCCGGCGAACTGCTCGCCATTTGTGGACGTGAGCAGCTTTCCATTGCTGAAGTTTGCCTGCGCAGCGAAGAAGAAAACGGCGCAGACTCGCGCTCGGATCTGGTCGCGCGCATGACCAATTACTTCCGGCACATGAAATCATCGGTAGAGAACGGACTGCAAATCGCGGAACGCAGCACCAGTGGGTTATCGGGCGGCGACGCCAAGAAAGTACGGCACCATGCACAGGGCGAAAAGGTGAGTCCGCTGGGCCGCGCCTTTGAAATGAGCCTCGCCTATGGACTGGCTGTACTGGAGACCAATGCCGCCTTCGGGCAGATCGTGGCGACGCCCACCGCAGGCAGCGCCGGTATTGCCCCCGCGTGTCTGCTCACATGGCAGGAGCAACGGGGCGCAACCGACGAAGAAACCGCATTAGGATTATTCACCGCTGCGGGCGTTGGGAAAATTATCGGGCATGGCGCGTGTTTTTCCGGCGCACAGGGCGGCTGTCAGGCCGAGATTGGCAGCGCGTGCGCGATGGCGGCAGCAGCGTTGTGCGAACTGGATGGCGGCTCGCCAACGCAGGTTCTTCACGCCGCAACAACAGCGTTAAAAAACACGCTCGGACTGGTTTGCGACCCGATTGGCGGCTATGTCGAAGCGCCCTGCACCAAGCGCAACGGCTTGTTTACGCTTCATGCTTTTGGTGCGAGTACTTTAGCGCTCAGTGGCGTTGAAAGCGTCGTGCCATTTGATGAAGTCGTGGAAGCGATGCGCGAAATTGGGCGCGAGATGCCGCGTCGTTACAAAGAAACGTCCGAAGGCGGGTTAGCCACCACACCAACGGGACTTAGTTTTTCGCCCGTTAGCGCCAAAAACCGTTTGCGGATTATTCCCTAG